A single region of the Mycobacterium lentiflavum genome encodes:
- a CDS encoding PQQ-dependent sugar dehydrogenase, whose translation MHLGRPVRCGLAALCAAMLVATGCARFNDAASAPFTTAPELKPQPSSTPPPPPPLPPTPFPKACPAPGVMQGCLESTSGLIMGPDSKTALVAERTTGAVKEISVSAEPKVKLVIPVDGSGDGGLMDIVLSPTYSQDRLMYAYISTPTDNRVIRIADGDIPKDILTGIPKGANGNSGALLFTSPTTLLVLTGDAGNPAMAADPKSLAGKVLRIEQPTTVGQAPPTTALSGVGSGGGLCVDPVDGSLYVADRTPTADRLQRITKASEVSTVWTWPDKPGVAGCAAMDGTVMVNLVNTKMTVAVRLDPKSGAVTGEPDVVRKDTHAHAWALRMSPDGNVWGATINKTAGDAEKLDDVVFPLFPQGGGFPRNNDDKA comes from the coding sequence CACCGCGCCCGAACTCAAGCCACAGCCGAGTTCGACGCCTCCCCCGCCGCCGCCGCTGCCGCCCACGCCGTTCCCCAAGGCCTGCCCCGCCCCCGGGGTGATGCAGGGCTGCCTGGAGAGCACCAGCGGCCTGATCATGGGGCCCGACAGCAAAACCGCGTTGGTCGCCGAGCGCACCACCGGCGCGGTCAAGGAGATCTCCGTCAGCGCCGAGCCGAAGGTGAAGCTGGTCATCCCCGTCGACGGATCCGGGGATGGCGGCTTGATGGATATCGTGCTGTCGCCGACCTACTCTCAGGACCGCTTGATGTACGCCTACATCAGCACGCCGACGGATAACCGGGTCATCCGCATCGCCGACGGCGATATCCCCAAGGACATCCTGACCGGGATTCCCAAGGGCGCCAACGGGAACAGCGGAGCGCTGCTGTTCACCAGCCCGACTACGCTGCTGGTGCTGACCGGCGATGCGGGCAACCCCGCTATGGCCGCCGATCCGAAGTCGTTGGCGGGCAAGGTGCTGCGCATCGAGCAGCCGACCACGGTCGGCCAGGCGCCACCGACCACCGCGCTGTCCGGCGTCGGCTCGGGCGGCGGGCTGTGCGTCGATCCCGTGGACGGCTCGCTGTATGTCGCCGACCGCACCCCGACCGCGGACCGGTTGCAGCGCATCACCAAAGCCTCGGAGGTCTCCACGGTGTGGACGTGGCCGGACAAGCCGGGCGTGGCCGGATGCGCGGCGATGGATGGGACCGTGATGGTCAATCTGGTCAACACCAAAATGACGGTGGCGGTGCGGCTTGACCCGAAATCGGGCGCGGTCACCGGTGAGCCCGACGTCGTCCGCAAGGACACGCACGCCCACGCGTGGGCGCTGCGGATGTCGCCGGACGGCAACGTCTGGGGCGCCACGATCAACAAGACCGCCGGCGACGCCGAAAAGCTTGACGACGTGGTGTTCCCACTGTTCCCGCAGGGCGGCGGCTTCCCGCGCAACAACGACGACAAGGCATAG
- the gatA gene encoding Asp-tRNA(Asn)/Glu-tRNA(Gln) amidotransferase subunit GatA, whose translation MNEIIRSDAATLAAKVAAGELSSVEITQAYLDRIAATDDRYSAFLHVAADEALSAAGAVDDAVAAGERLPSALAGVPLALKDVFTTVDMPTTCGSKILEGWRSPYDATVTTRLRAAGIPILGKTNMDEFAMGSSTENSAYGPTRNPWDLERVPGGSGGGSAAALASFQAPLAIGTDTGGSIRQPAALTATVGVKPTYGTVSRYGLVACASSLDQGGPCARTVLDTALLHAVIAGHDEMDSTSIDAPVPDVVGAAISGAAGDLSGVRIGVVRQLRGEGYQPGVLSSFEGAVKQLTALGAQVSEVDCPHFDYALAAYYLILPSEVSSNLARFDAMRYGLRVGDDGNHSAEEVMALTRAAGFGPEVKRRIMIGAYALSAGYYDAYYNQAQKVRTLIARDLDEAYKSVDVLVSPATPTTAFRLGEKVDDPLAMYLFDLCTLPLNLAGHCGMSVPSGLSPDDQLPVGLQIMAPALADDRLYRVGAAYEAARGPLPAAPTV comes from the coding sequence GTGAACGAGATCATCCGATCCGACGCCGCGACGCTGGCCGCCAAGGTCGCCGCCGGGGAGCTGTCGTCGGTCGAGATCACCCAGGCCTACTTGGACCGGATCGCGGCGACCGACGACCGGTACAGCGCGTTTCTGCACGTCGCGGCCGACGAGGCGCTGTCGGCGGCGGGCGCGGTCGACGACGCGGTGGCGGCCGGGGAGCGGCTGCCCTCGGCGCTGGCCGGCGTTCCGCTGGCGCTCAAAGACGTGTTCACGACCGTCGATATGCCCACCACCTGCGGATCCAAGATCCTCGAGGGCTGGCGGTCACCCTACGACGCCACCGTCACGACCCGGCTGCGCGCGGCGGGCATCCCGATCCTGGGCAAGACCAACATGGACGAGTTCGCGATGGGCTCGTCGACGGAGAACTCCGCCTACGGCCCCACCCGCAACCCGTGGGACCTCGAGCGGGTGCCCGGCGGCTCCGGCGGTGGCAGCGCCGCGGCCTTGGCCTCCTTCCAGGCGCCGCTGGCCATCGGCACCGACACCGGGGGCTCGATCCGCCAGCCGGCCGCGCTGACCGCGACCGTCGGAGTCAAGCCCACCTACGGCACGGTGTCGCGCTACGGCCTGGTGGCCTGCGCGTCGTCGCTGGACCAGGGCGGCCCCTGCGCGCGCACCGTGCTCGACACCGCGTTGCTGCATGCCGTGATCGCCGGCCACGACGAGATGGACTCGACCTCCATCGATGCCCCGGTGCCCGATGTGGTCGGCGCCGCGATCAGCGGTGCCGCAGGCGATCTGAGCGGCGTGCGGATCGGTGTGGTCCGCCAGCTGCGCGGCGAGGGCTATCAGCCCGGAGTGCTGTCATCGTTCGAGGGGGCGGTCAAGCAGCTGACCGCGCTGGGTGCGCAGGTGAGCGAAGTCGATTGCCCACACTTCGATTACGCTCTGGCGGCCTACTACCTGATCCTGCCGTCGGAGGTGTCGAGCAACCTGGCGCGCTTCGACGCGATGCGTTACGGACTGCGGGTCGGTGACGACGGCAACCACAGCGCCGAGGAAGTGATGGCGCTGACCCGGGCCGCCGGATTCGGTCCAGAAGTCAAGCGCCGCATCATGATTGGTGCGTACGCGCTCTCGGCCGGCTATTACGACGCCTACTACAACCAGGCGCAGAAGGTGCGCACCCTGATCGCCCGTGATCTCGACGAGGCATACAAATCCGTCGACGTGCTAGTGTCGCCGGCCACCCCGACCACCGCGTTCCGGCTCGGGGAGAAGGTCGACGATCCGCTGGCCATGTACCTGTTCGACTTGTGCACGCTGCCGTTGAACCTGGCCGGGCACTGCGGAATGTCGGTGCCGTCCGGGCTCTCGCCGGATGACCAGCTGCCGGTGGGCCTGCAGATCATGGCGCCCGCGCTGGCCGACGATCGCCTGTATCGCGTCGGTGCCGCCTACGAAGCGGCGCGCGGACCGTTGCCGGCCGCGCCGACCGTCTAG
- a CDS encoding MinD/ParA family ATP-binding protein, which produces MSNREGVRGVNALSAALPAAPAHPSSSAKPAFSVPSWRANADPTAATVPEPRLPAKPDRSSGPATPNRLARARRAAAPYRRELTLGGTALDGLDLREASGPSRFNWREVIRRVTGIDLGPGKRAAYERELRERIGAPIGGAFPIAVLNFKGGVGKTAVVEALGSTLAEARGDRVIAVDIDAGDLAERHGRRNPLGLADLLARDSVTQYAQVRAHTHMNSFGLEVLGLPDYGRTDWRLERQDIAKTFSILRKHYSVVLVDCVKAINSHVMDAVLPEARALVVVSGPSIDAVRKTRTTLEWLSNNGHGRLLKSTVLALNYTEPAKLDGVATKELEALSARVAATVLLPFDRHVREGKELGLDRLSKESRRAYLEMAAALGDIVAGRPVGSQQREATPRSWR; this is translated from the coding sequence ATGAGCAACCGCGAGGGGGTTCGCGGAGTCAACGCCCTATCTGCTGCCCTGCCTGCTGCACCGGCACATCCGTCGAGTTCCGCCAAGCCCGCGTTTTCGGTGCCGAGCTGGCGGGCCAACGCCGACCCGACGGCGGCCACGGTGCCCGAGCCCCGCCTCCCCGCGAAACCGGACAGGTCAAGCGGGCCCGCGACGCCCAACCGACTGGCGCGGGCACGGCGAGCCGCCGCGCCATATCGTCGTGAGCTGACCCTGGGCGGGACCGCCCTCGACGGCCTGGACTTGCGGGAGGCCTCGGGGCCGAGCAGGTTCAACTGGCGAGAGGTGATCCGCCGGGTGACCGGAATCGACCTCGGCCCCGGCAAACGCGCCGCATACGAGCGGGAGCTGCGCGAGCGTATCGGTGCGCCGATCGGCGGTGCGTTTCCGATCGCGGTGCTGAACTTCAAGGGCGGCGTCGGCAAGACCGCGGTGGTCGAGGCGCTCGGCTCGACGCTGGCCGAGGCGCGCGGCGACCGGGTCATCGCCGTCGACATCGACGCCGGCGATCTGGCGGAGCGCCATGGTCGCCGCAACCCGCTGGGCCTGGCCGACCTGCTCGCGCGCGATTCGGTGACCCAGTATGCGCAGGTGCGAGCGCATACCCACATGAACAGCTTCGGCCTCGAAGTGCTCGGGCTGCCCGACTACGGCCGCACCGACTGGCGGCTGGAGCGCCAGGACATCGCCAAGACGTTTTCGATTCTGCGCAAACACTATTCGGTGGTGCTGGTGGATTGCGTCAAGGCGATCAACTCTCATGTGATGGACGCGGTGCTGCCTGAGGCGCGCGCTCTCGTCGTGGTCTCCGGCCCGTCGATCGACGCGGTGCGCAAGACCAGGACAACGCTGGAGTGGTTGTCCAACAACGGACATGGCCGCTTGTTGAAGTCGACGGTGCTTGCGCTGAACTACACCGAGCCGGCCAAGCTGGATGGTGTGGCGACCAAGGAACTCGAGGCGCTGTCGGCCCGCGTCGCCGCCACGGTGCTGCTGCCATTCGATCGGCACGTGCGCGAGGGCAAAGAGCTCGGGCTGGACCGGTTGAGCAAGGAAAGCCGGCGCGCCTACCTGGAGATGGCCGCCGCGCTGGGCGACATCGTCGCCGGGCGGCCGGTGGGGAGCCAGCAGCGCGAGGCCACGCCGCGGTCCTGGCGCTAA
- the gatB gene encoding Asp-tRNA(Asn)/Glu-tRNA(Gln) amidotransferase subunit GatB, with translation MTVTSGAAELLDYDDVIARFDPVLGLEVHVELSTATKMFCGCSTTFGAEPNTQVCPVCLGLPGSLPVLNQKAVESAIRIGLALNCEIVPWCRFARKNYFYPDMPKNYQISQYDEPIAINGYLEAPLEDGTTWRVEIERAHMEEDTGKLTHLGGETGRIHGATTSLIDYNRAGVPLIEIVTKPIEGAGARAPQIARAYVTALRDLLRALEVSDVRMDQGSMRCDSNVSLKPRGATQFGTRTETKNVNSLKSVEVAVRYEMQRQAAVLVSGGSITQETRHFQEGAGTTSAGRAKETAQDYRYFPEPDLEPVAPSRELVEQLRQTIPELPWLSRKRIQEEWGVSDEVMRDLVNAGAVELVTATIKHGASSTQARSWWGNFLVQKANEANIELDELAITPAQVAAVIVLVDEGKLSNKLARQVVEGVLAGEGEPEQVMTARGLALVRDDSVTQAAVDEALAANPDVAEKIRGGKVQAAGAIVGAVMKATRGQADAARVRELVLAACGQS, from the coding sequence ATGACTGTTACTTCCGGAGCGGCCGAGCTGCTGGATTACGACGACGTCATCGCACGTTTCGATCCCGTGCTCGGGCTGGAAGTACATGTCGAGTTGTCCACCGCGACAAAGATGTTCTGCGGCTGCTCCACCACATTCGGTGCCGAACCCAACACCCAGGTATGCCCGGTGTGCCTGGGGCTGCCCGGTTCGCTGCCCGTGCTCAACCAGAAAGCGGTGGAGTCGGCGATCCGCATCGGACTGGCGCTGAATTGCGAGATCGTGCCGTGGTGCCGCTTCGCCCGGAAGAACTACTTCTATCCGGATATGCCGAAGAACTACCAGATCTCGCAGTACGACGAGCCGATCGCCATCAACGGCTACCTCGAGGCGCCGCTGGAGGACGGCACCACCTGGCGGGTCGAGATCGAACGTGCCCACATGGAAGAGGACACCGGCAAGCTCACCCACCTGGGCGGCGAGACGGGCCGCATCCACGGCGCGACGACGTCGCTGATCGACTACAACCGTGCCGGCGTGCCGCTGATCGAAATCGTCACCAAGCCCATCGAGGGAGCCGGGGCCCGGGCCCCGCAGATTGCCCGGGCTTACGTGACGGCATTGCGAGACTTGTTGCGCGCTTTGGAAGTATCCGATGTTCGGATGGACCAGGGCTCGATGCGGTGTGACTCCAACGTCTCGTTGAAGCCTAGGGGTGCGACCCAGTTCGGCACCCGGACCGAGACCAAGAACGTCAACTCGCTGAAAAGTGTTGAGGTCGCGGTGCGTTACGAAATGCAGCGCCAGGCCGCCGTTCTGGTTTCCGGTGGCTCAATCACACAGGAAACCAGGCACTTTCAGGAGGGGGCGGGCACTACCAGCGCGGGCCGCGCCAAAGAAACGGCGCAGGATTACCGCTATTTCCCCGAGCCCGACCTGGAACCCGTCGCGCCCAGCCGTGAGCTGGTCGAGCAATTGCGCCAGACCATCCCCGAGCTTCCCTGGTTGAGCCGCAAGCGGATTCAGGAAGAGTGGGGCGTTTCCGACGAGGTGATGCGCGATCTCGTCAACGCGGGCGCGGTCGAATTGGTCACCGCGACCATCAAACACGGCGCGTCCAGCACACAGGCGCGCTCCTGGTGGGGAAACTTCCTGGTGCAGAAGGCCAATGAGGCGAACATCGAATTGGACGAGCTGGCCATCACGCCCGCTCAGGTCGCCGCGGTGATCGTACTGGTCGACGAGGGCAAGCTGTCCAACAAGCTGGCCCGCCAGGTTGTCGAAGGTGTGCTGGCCGGAGAAGGCGAACCCGAGCAGGTGATGACCGCGCGTGGCCTGGCGCTGGTGCGCGACGACTCGGTCACCCAGGCCGCCGTCGACGAGGCCCTGGCCGCCAATCCCGATGTGGCGGAAAAGATCCGCGGTGGCAAGGTGCAAGCCGCCGGCGCGATCGTGGGCGCGGTCATGAAAGCCACCCGTGGTCAGGCGGACGCCGCCCGGGTGCGCGAGCTGGTGCTGGCCGCCTGCGGGCAGTCCTAG
- a CDS encoding amino acid-binding protein: MPSYLLRIELVDRPGSLGALAVALGSVGADILSLDVVDRSAGYATDDLVIELPAGAMPDTLITAAESLNGVRVDSVRPHTGLLEAHRELELLDHVAAAKGKAARLQVLADEAPRVLRVSWCTVLQGAEGELRRLAASPGAPETRAVSAPWLPMHEAATLDGTAEWVPQAWRDMDITMVAAPLGDPQTTVVLGRPGPEFRPSEVARLGYLSGIVATMLR; the protein is encoded by the coding sequence GTGCCGTCGTATCTGTTGCGCATCGAGCTCGTCGACCGCCCGGGAAGCCTGGGCGCGCTGGCGGTTGCGCTCGGTTCGGTGGGCGCCGACATCCTGTCGCTCGACGTCGTCGACCGCAGCGCGGGATACGCGACCGACGACCTGGTCATCGAACTGCCCGCCGGGGCGATGCCCGACACCTTGATCACCGCGGCCGAATCGCTGAACGGCGTGCGGGTGGACAGCGTTCGCCCGCACACCGGGCTGTTGGAAGCGCACCGCGAGCTGGAACTTCTCGACCACGTCGCGGCGGCCAAGGGCAAGGCGGCACGGCTGCAGGTGCTGGCCGACGAGGCGCCCCGGGTGCTGCGGGTGAGCTGGTGCACGGTGTTGCAGGGCGCCGAGGGCGAGCTGCGGCGCCTCGCCGCCAGCCCGGGCGCGCCCGAAACCCGCGCCGTGTCGGCTCCCTGGCTGCCGATGCACGAGGCCGCGACGCTGGACGGCACCGCCGAGTGGGTGCCGCAGGCCTGGCGCGACATGGACATCACGATGGTCGCCGCGCCGCTGGGCGACCCGCAGACCACGGTGGTGCTGGGCCGGCCGGGTCCCGAATTCCGGCCGTCGGAGGTGGCCCGCCTGGGCTACCTGTCCGGGATCGTGGCCACCATGCTGCGCTGA
- the gatC gene encoding Asp-tRNA(Asn)/Glu-tRNA(Gln) amidotransferase subunit GatC: MSQISRDEVAHLARLARLALTDTELDSYAGQLDAILTHVSQIQAVDVTGVEPTDNPLKDVNVTRPDEIRPCLTQEEALAAAPAAVDGRFAVPQILGDSE; the protein is encoded by the coding sequence GTGTCCCAGATCTCCCGCGACGAGGTCGCGCACCTGGCCAGGCTGGCCCGGCTGGCGTTGACCGATACCGAGTTGGACAGCTACGCCGGCCAACTCGACGCCATCCTGACCCACGTCAGCCAGATCCAGGCGGTCGACGTCACCGGCGTCGAGCCGACCGACAACCCGCTCAAGGACGTCAACGTCACCCGCCCGGACGAGATCAGGCCGTGCCTGACGCAGGAGGAAGCGCTGGCCGCGGCACCCGCAGCCGTGGATGGGCGCTTCGCCGTCCCGCAGATCCTCGGAGACAGCGAGTGA
- a CDS encoding ATP-dependent 6-phosphofructokinase, giving the protein MRIGILTGGGDCPGLNAVIRAVVRTCDARYGSSVVGFQDGWRGLLENRRIQLQNDDRNDRLLAKGGTVLGTARVHPDKLRAGLDQIKQTLDDNGIDVLIPIGGEGTLTAANWLSEENVPVVGVPKTIDNDIDCTDVTFGHDTALTVATDAIDRLHSTAESHQRVMLVEVMGRHAGWIALNAGLASGAHMTLIPEQPFDIEDVCRLVKRRFQRGDSHFICVVAEGAKPIPGSIPLREGGIDEFGHEKFTGVAQQLAVAVEKRINKDVRVTVLGHVQRGGTPTAYDRVLATRFGVNAADAAHAGEYGQMVSLRGQDIGRVSLADATRQLKLVPDARHDEAAAFFG; this is encoded by the coding sequence ATGCGGATCGGAATTCTCACCGGGGGCGGTGACTGTCCGGGGCTCAACGCCGTCATCCGGGCGGTGGTACGCACCTGCGACGCCCGGTATGGCTCGTCGGTGGTCGGCTTCCAGGATGGGTGGCGCGGGTTGCTGGAGAACCGGCGCATCCAGTTGCAGAACGACGATCGCAATGACCGGCTGCTCGCCAAGGGCGGGACGGTGCTGGGCACCGCGCGCGTGCATCCGGACAAGTTGCGGGCCGGGCTGGACCAGATCAAGCAGACCCTCGACGACAACGGCATCGACGTGCTCATCCCGATCGGTGGCGAGGGCACGCTGACGGCGGCCAACTGGCTGTCGGAGGAGAACGTTCCCGTGGTCGGGGTGCCGAAGACGATCGACAACGACATCGACTGCACGGACGTGACTTTCGGTCACGACACCGCGCTGACCGTGGCCACCGACGCTATCGACCGTTTGCACAGCACCGCCGAGTCGCACCAGCGGGTGATGCTGGTGGAGGTGATGGGCCGCCACGCCGGCTGGATCGCGTTGAACGCCGGGCTGGCGTCCGGAGCGCACATGACGCTGATTCCCGAGCAGCCCTTCGATATCGAGGATGTGTGCCGGCTCGTCAAACGCCGCTTCCAGCGCGGGGATTCACACTTCATCTGTGTAGTGGCCGAAGGGGCCAAGCCGATCCCCGGCTCGATTCCCTTGCGGGAGGGCGGGATTGACGAATTTGGCCACGAGAAGTTCACGGGCGTCGCTCAGCAGTTGGCCGTCGCCGTGGAGAAGCGAATCAACAAGGACGTGCGAGTGACCGTGCTGGGCCACGTCCAGCGGGGCGGCACCCCGACGGCTTATGACCGGGTGCTGGCCACCCGGTTCGGTGTCAACGCCGCCGACGCCGCGCACGCCGGTGAATACGGCCAGATGGTGTCGTTGCGCGGTCAGGACATCGGCCGTGTCTCGCTGGCCGACGCCACGCGCCAGCTCAAGCTGGTGCCCGACGCACGCCACGATGAGGCCGCCGCCTTCTTCGGCTGA